From Coffea arabica cultivar ET-39 chromosome 2e, Coffea Arabica ET-39 HiFi, whole genome shotgun sequence, the proteins below share one genomic window:
- the LOC113731758 gene encoding malate dehydrogenase, cytoplasmic, which translates to MEYLAAIEKSLFLLGCAYLSWKIIRYIWGLAKIKKEPIKVLVSGAAGQIGYALVPLIARGAMLGPDQPVIIHLLDIEPAVLSLKAVTMELTDAAFPLVKGIVSTTKAAEACKGVKIAIMVGGFPRKEGMERKDVMSRNVSIYKGQASALKRFAAPGCKVLVVANPANTNALILKHFASPSIPEKNISCLTRLDHNRALGQISERLKVHVGDVKNVIIWGNHSSTQYPDANHATVNTGKGWKPVREVVSDDQWLNTEFITTVQQRGAEIIKARKLSSALSAASAACDQIHDWVLGTPKGTWVSMGVCSDGSYGIPPGLIYSFPVTSKKGEWSIVQGLEIDAFSKAKMEASAKELIEEKELAYSCLN; encoded by the exons ATGGAGTATTTGGCAGCAATAGAGAAGTCTctatttcttttgggttgtgCATACTTGTCATGGAAGATCATTAGATACATATGGGGCCTCgcgaaaataaaaaaggaaccTATAAAAGTTTTGGTATCTGGTGCTGCAG GCCAAATAGGTTATGCTCTGGTTCCATTGATTGCTAGAGGGGCCATGCTAGGTCCTGATCAGCCGGTAATCATACACTTGCTTGATATTGAACCAGCAGTTCTGTCCTTGAAGGCTGTAACCATGGAATTGACTGATGCAGCCTTTCCTCTTGTTAAAG GGATTGTTTCTACTACAAAGGCTGCTGAAGCTTGCAAAGGTGTTAAAATAGCAATCATGGTTGGTGGATTCCCACGAAAGGAAGGAATGGAGAGGAAGGATGTAATGTCCAGAAACGTATCGATTTATAAAGGACAGGCTTCGGCTTTAAAGCGGTTCGCTGCCCCAGGCTGCAAG GTGCTGGTGGTTGCAAATCCAGCCAACACCAATGCACTGATTTTGAAACATTTTGCATCACCTTCGATCCCGGAGAAAAACATCAGCTGCCTCACAAGACTTGATCACAACAGGGCTCTAGGTCAGATTTCAGAGAGGCTAAAAGTCCATGTTGGGGATGTAAAGAACGTGATCATTTGGGGGAATCATTCCTCAACTCAGTATCCAGACGCCAATCACGCGACTGTAAACACTGGCAAGGGGTGGAAGCCTGTGAGAGAAGTTGTGTCTGATGATCAATG GCTGAATACGGAGTTCATCACGACAGTGCAGCAGCGTGGAGCAGAAATCATTAAAGCCAGAAAGCTGTCCAGTGCGCTATCTGCCGCAAGCGCTGCTTGTGATCAGATCCATGACTGGGTTCTTGGAACTCCAAAG GGGACTTGGGTATCCATGGGAGTTTGCTCGGATGGATCTTATGGCATCCCACCTGGCCTAATATACTCTTTTCCCGTAACCTCTAAGAAAGGAGAATGGTCAATCGTGCAAG GTTTGGAGATTGATGCATTTTCGAAGGCAAAGATGGAAGCAAGTGCAAAAGAATTGATCGAGGAAAAAGAATTGGCATATTCGTGTCTCAATTGA
- the LOC113731757 gene encoding uncharacterized protein, with product MDETMKQFQDGLMEVEIEAENFLLARHQLVENDRLRNGNREALTALRKRARTTKTSIPSPFESIMREIESRPLVKEICGTCGNHDGKENTWLMFPGTDVFAGIPFHAAHAILDKDQAGLDFEAKKLQSYIKEKSFWISEKGVLADKISPGVLRSLVTLTDQTKDQEKE from the exons ATGGATGAAACCATGAAGCAATTTCAGGATGGTCTGATGGAGGTTGAGATTGaagctgaaaattttttgtTAGCGCGACACCAA TTAGTTGAAAACGATAGATTGAGGAATGGCAACAGGGAAGCATTGACAGCACTAAGGAAAAGGGCTAGGACAACCAAAACAAGTATCCCTTCTCCTTTTGAGTCAATAATGAGGGAGATTGAATCAAGGCCATTGGTGAAAGAAATTTGTGGAACATGTGGTAACCATGATGGCAAAGAGAATACATGGTTGATGTTTCCAGGAACTGACGTTTTTGCTGGTATACCATTTCATGCTGCTCATGCCATTTTGGATAAAG ATCAAGCTGGGTTAGATTTTGAAGCTAAAAAACTTCAAAGTTACATCAAGGAGaagtccttctggatttctgaAAAAGGAGTTCTTGCTGACAAGATCAGTCCGGGTGTTCTTAGGTCTCTTGTTACTCTAACAGATCAGACAAA GGATCAGGAAAAGGAGTAA